The following are from one region of the Stenotrophomonas lactitubi genome:
- the dksA gene encoding RNA polymerase-binding protein DksA, whose protein sequence is MAAKKTAKKAVKAAKKTAKPVVKKLAAKPVAKKPASKPVTKAASSQPAARKATAKKAPAKSGKPAVAKKPAAPVKAKPVAASKKAPAVKKVASKAAPVKKAAAKPAPKKAAAKPAPKAVVKKVAAAPAAKPAAKKVAPAKPAPAAKTAKNVAPPAAKPTPAPVVKSAPKPAAKPAPAKSVPAKTAAVAAAKPAPKPATAAASAASTAPQSKNPVPVSKSPAKTAVKSDSAPKTVTRPVGKVAVAVAARSAAPAPRSKYKVVEYKTDEATGRPILPAGYKPASDEEYMSSLQQEYFRQRLQNWRADLVEESKQTIENLREEVRDIGDEAERATRETENSLELRTRDRYRKLIGKIDSTLKRLEAGDYGYCVDTGEEIGLERLEARLTAERTIDAQERWEHLQKQQGD, encoded by the coding sequence GTGGCTGCTAAAAAAACTGCAAAGAAGGCCGTCAAGGCCGCCAAGAAAACCGCCAAGCCTGTTGTGAAGAAGTTGGCGGCCAAGCCCGTTGCCAAGAAGCCGGCCAGCAAGCCGGTGACCAAGGCGGCATCCTCACAACCGGCGGCCAGGAAGGCCACCGCAAAGAAAGCGCCGGCCAAGTCCGGCAAGCCGGCAGTGGCGAAGAAACCCGCTGCGCCGGTCAAGGCCAAACCTGTCGCTGCCAGCAAGAAGGCACCGGCGGTGAAGAAGGTTGCCAGCAAGGCTGCACCGGTGAAGAAGGCCGCTGCCAAGCCGGCACCGAAGAAGGCAGCAGCCAAGCCGGCGCCGAAGGCGGTGGTGAAGAAGGTTGCCGCCGCGCCTGCTGCGAAGCCGGCAGCAAAGAAGGTGGCGCCTGCCAAGCCGGCACCTGCCGCCAAGACTGCCAAGAATGTCGCCCCGCCGGCTGCCAAGCCGACGCCGGCCCCTGTAGTGAAGTCCGCACCGAAGCCAGCTGCGAAGCCGGCCCCGGCCAAGTCTGTCCCGGCCAAGACCGCGGCAGTGGCAGCAGCCAAACCGGCCCCCAAGCCGGCCACCGCCGCCGCTTCTGCAGCATCGACCGCCCCGCAATCCAAGAATCCCGTGCCCGTTTCGAAATCGCCTGCTAAAACCGCCGTGAAATCCGATTCCGCTCCGAAGACCGTGACCCGCCCCGTGGGCAAGGTTGCCGTGGCCGTCGCTGCCCGTTCGGCAGCGCCTGCGCCGCGCAGCAAGTACAAGGTCGTCGAATACAAGACTGATGAGGCCACTGGCCGCCCGATCCTGCCCGCAGGCTACAAGCCGGCCTCGGACGAGGAGTACATGAGCTCGCTGCAGCAGGAGTACTTCCGCCAGCGCCTGCAGAACTGGCGCGCCGACCTGGTGGAAGAGTCCAAGCAGACCATCGAGAACCTGCGTGAGGAAGTGCGTGACATCGGCGATGAAGCCGAGCGCGCGACCCGCGAGACCGAGAACTCGCTGGAACTGCGCACCCGTGACCGTTACCGCAAGCTGATCGGCAAGATCGACAGCACCCTCAAGCGCCTGGAAGCGGGCGATTACGGGTACTGCGTGGATACCGGTGAAGAAATCGGCCTGGAGCGCCTCGAAGCGCGCCTGACCGCCGAGCGCACCATCGACGCCCAGGAACGTTGGGAGCACCTGCAGAAGCAGCAGGGCGACTGA
- a CDS encoding SufE family protein, whose amino-acid sequence MIDSPFPLESTAAEAQTAIAEEFGFFGDWSERYQYLIDLGRKLPAFPEEWKTEEHRLLGCQSMVWIVPEGNTQSLRFHAISDSAIVSGLIFLALRVYSGRTAQEILATEPSYIQDIGLSRHLSPTRSNGVAAMLAFIRETAQAQLQRDPS is encoded by the coding sequence GTGATCGACTCCCCGTTCCCGCTTGAATCCACCGCCGCCGAGGCACAGACGGCCATCGCCGAGGAATTCGGTTTCTTCGGCGACTGGTCCGAGCGCTACCAGTACCTGATCGACCTCGGCCGCAAGCTGCCCGCCTTTCCGGAAGAATGGAAGACCGAAGAGCACCGCCTGCTCGGTTGCCAGTCGATGGTCTGGATCGTGCCGGAAGGCAATACGCAGTCGCTGCGCTTCCACGCCATCAGCGATTCGGCCATCGTCTCCGGCCTGATCTTCCTGGCGCTGCGGGTGTACTCCGGGCGCACCGCGCAGGAGATCCTGGCCACCGAACCCAGCTATATCCAGGATATCGGCCTGTCCCGCCACCTGTCGCCGACCCGCAGCAACGGCGTGGCGGCGATGCTGGCCTTCATCCGTGAGACCGCGCAGGCCCAGCTGCAGCGCGATCCGTCGTGA
- a CDS encoding acetylglutamate kinase, giving the protein MSPALQPHRQTRQTIVRLLSSMASAKEISQYLKRFSQLDAKRFAVVKVGGAVLRDDLDALTSSLSFLQEVGLTPIVLHGAGPQLDAELAAAGIEKQTVNGLRVTSPEALAIVRRVFQQSNLRLVEALQQNGARATSITGGVFEAEYLGLDTYGLVGEVKKVNLAPIEASLRAGSIPVITSLGETAGGQILNVNADFAANELVQELQPYKIIFLTGTGGLLDEEGSVIDSINLSTEYDHLIAQPWIHGGMKVKIEQIKSLLDRLPLESSVSITRPADLAKELFTHKGSGTLVRKGEKVLRATAWSELDLPRLKGLIESSFGRTLVPDYFEKTTLLRAYVSENYRTAVILTDEAEGVYLDKFAVLDDAQGEGLGRAVWNVMLEETPQLFWRSRNGNPINHFYYAESDGCYKQGNWKVFWYGADGIDRIRTYVDHCAVRAPSLEG; this is encoded by the coding sequence ATGTCTCCTGCCCTCCAGCCCCACCGCCAGACCCGCCAGACCATCGTGCGCCTGCTCTCGAGCATGGCCAGCGCGAAGGAGATCAGCCAGTACCTCAAGCGCTTCTCGCAGCTGGACGCCAAGCGCTTCGCCGTGGTCAAGGTCGGCGGCGCAGTGCTGCGCGACGATCTCGACGCGCTGACCTCCTCGCTGTCGTTCCTGCAGGAGGTCGGCCTGACCCCGATCGTGCTGCATGGCGCCGGCCCGCAGCTGGATGCGGAACTGGCGGCCGCCGGCATTGAAAAGCAGACGGTCAACGGCCTGCGGGTGACCTCGCCGGAAGCGCTGGCGATCGTGCGCCGGGTGTTCCAGCAATCCAACCTGCGCCTGGTCGAAGCCCTGCAGCAGAACGGCGCGCGCGCCACGTCCATCACGGGTGGCGTGTTCGAGGCGGAGTACCTGGGCCTGGATACCTACGGTCTGGTCGGCGAGGTGAAGAAGGTCAACCTGGCACCGATCGAAGCCAGCCTGCGTGCCGGCTCGATCCCGGTCATCACCAGCCTCGGTGAGACCGCCGGTGGACAGATCCTCAACGTCAATGCCGACTTCGCCGCCAACGAACTGGTGCAGGAACTGCAGCCGTACAAGATCATCTTCCTGACCGGTACCGGCGGCCTGCTGGACGAAGAGGGCAGCGTGATCGATTCGATCAACCTGTCCACCGAGTACGACCACCTGATCGCGCAACCGTGGATCCACGGTGGCATGAAGGTGAAGATCGAACAGATCAAGTCGCTGCTGGACCGGCTGCCGCTGGAATCGTCGGTGTCGATCACCCGGCCCGCCGACCTGGCCAAGGAACTGTTTACCCACAAGGGCTCGGGTACGCTGGTACGCAAGGGCGAGAAGGTGCTGCGTGCAACCGCTTGGAGCGAGCTGGACCTGCCGCGCCTGAAGGGCCTGATCGAATCCAGTTTCGGCCGCACCCTGGTGCCGGACTATTTCGAGAAGACCACGCTGCTGCGCGCCTATGTCAGCGAGAACTACCGCACGGCGGTGATCCTCACCGATGAGGCCGAGGGCGTGTACCTGGACAAGTTCGCCGTGCTCGACGATGCGCAGGGTGAAGGCCTGGGCCGCGCCGTCTGGAACGTGATGCTGGAAGAAACTCCTCAGCTGTTCTGGCGCTCACGCAACGGCAACCCGATCAACCATTTCTACTACGCCGAATCCGATGGCTGCTACAAGCAGGGCAATTGGAAGGTGTTCTGGTACGGTGCCGATGGCATCGACCGGATCAGGACCTATGTCGACCATTGCGCCGTGCGTGCACCGAGCCTGGAGGGCTGA
- a CDS encoding acetylornithine deacetylase: protein MLEQTLDHLQALVSFDTRNPPRAITTGGIFDYLRDNLPGFNVEVIDHGAGAVSLYAVRGTPKYLFNVHLDTVPDSPHWSADPHVMRRLDDRVVGLGVCDIKGAAAALVAAANASDGDAAFLFSSDEEANDPRCIAAFLARGIKYEAVLVAEPTMSEAVLAHRGISSVLMQFAGRAGHASGKQDAAASALHQAMRWGNRALDHVESLASARFGGLTGLRFNIGRVEGGIKANMIAPAAEVRFGFRPLPSMDIDALLATFAGFAEPEAAVFTETFRGPSLPAGDIAEAENRRLLARDVADALDIPIGNAVDFWTEASLFSAAGYTTLVFGPGDIAQAHTADEFVTLEQLQRYTDAVCRIIAAGA, encoded by the coding sequence ATGCTTGAACAGACGCTCGATCACCTGCAGGCGCTGGTGTCCTTCGACACCCGCAACCCGCCGCGTGCGATCACCACCGGCGGCATCTTCGATTACCTGCGCGACAACCTGCCCGGGTTCAATGTCGAGGTGATCGACCATGGCGCTGGCGCGGTCAGCCTGTATGCCGTGCGCGGTACGCCGAAGTACCTGTTCAACGTGCATCTGGACACCGTGCCGGACTCGCCGCACTGGAGTGCCGACCCGCACGTGATGCGCCGCCTGGACGACCGTGTGGTCGGCCTCGGTGTGTGTGACATCAAGGGGGCGGCTGCTGCGCTGGTGGCTGCAGCCAATGCCAGTGATGGCGACGCGGCGTTCCTGTTCTCCAGCGATGAAGAAGCCAACGATCCGCGCTGTATTGCCGCGTTCCTGGCCCGGGGCATCAAGTACGAAGCGGTGTTGGTGGCCGAACCGACCATGAGCGAAGCGGTGCTCGCGCATCGTGGCATCAGCTCGGTGCTGATGCAGTTCGCCGGCCGTGCCGGCCACGCGTCGGGCAAGCAGGATGCAGCCGCCAGTGCGCTGCACCAGGCGATGCGCTGGGGCAACCGTGCGCTGGACCACGTCGAATCGCTGGCCTCGGCACGCTTCGGTGGATTGACCGGCCTGCGCTTCAACATCGGGCGGGTTGAAGGTGGCATCAAGGCCAACATGATCGCGCCGGCGGCGGAAGTGCGCTTCGGCTTCCGGCCGCTGCCGTCGATGGATATCGATGCGCTGCTGGCGACCTTTGCCGGTTTCGCCGAACCGGAAGCGGCGGTGTTCACCGAAACCTTCCGTGGCCCCAGCCTGCCGGCGGGCGACATCGCCGAAGCCGAGAACCGCCGCCTGCTGGCGCGCGACGTGGCCGATGCGTTGGATATTCCGATCGGCAACGCGGTGGACTTCTGGACCGAGGCGTCGCTGTTCTCGGCCGCTGGCTATACCACGCTGGTGTTCGGCCCGGGCGACATCGCCCAGGCCCACACCGCCGACGAGTTCGTGACGCTGGAGCAGCTGCAGCGCTACACCGACGCCGTATGCCGGATCATCGCCGCCGGCGCCTGA
- the cysS gene encoding cysteine--tRNA ligase, whose product MTLRLHNNLTRQLEPFTPLDPACPTLYVCGPTVYNYVHIGNARGPVVFGVLADLLRRRFGALRYARNITDVDDKINTAAREQGVPISTITDRFAAAYREDMAALGVVPPDIEPEVTAHMAQIITMIEQLVSSGHAYAAEGHVLFAVGSFEGYGKLSRRDPDEMLAGARVEVAPYKRAPGDFVLWKPSGDDLPGWESPWGRGRPGWHIECSAMAAAHLGETIDIHAGGVDLQFPHHENEIAQSECAHGGKVFARFWLHNGMLNFGGAKMSKSIGNIERVHDLVRKHAPEALRLALLSAHYRQPLDWSDALIEQSGRTLDRLYGTLRELAEVAATAVIPADIEAALDDDLNTPQALAEVARIAGEARRATDPSERARLKSELLGAGLALGLLQADPAQWFGNAAGDSDDDARIQGLIDERAAAKQARDFARSDAIRDQLAAEGIVLEDTPQGVRWSRKRG is encoded by the coding sequence ATGACCCTGCGCCTGCACAACAACCTGACTCGCCAGCTCGAACCGTTCACCCCGCTCGACCCGGCCTGTCCGACCCTGTATGTGTGCGGCCCGACGGTCTACAACTACGTGCACATCGGCAACGCCCGTGGGCCGGTGGTGTTCGGGGTGCTGGCCGACCTGCTGCGGCGGCGCTTCGGTGCCCTGCGCTACGCCCGCAACATCACCGACGTGGACGACAAGATCAACACCGCCGCGCGCGAGCAGGGGGTGCCGATCAGCACCATCACCGACCGTTTCGCCGCGGCCTACCGTGAAGACATGGCCGCGCTGGGCGTGGTGCCGCCGGACATCGAGCCGGAAGTGACCGCGCACATGGCGCAGATCATCACCATGATCGAGCAGCTGGTCAGCAGCGGGCATGCCTACGCCGCCGAGGGCCATGTACTGTTCGCCGTCGGCAGTTTCGAGGGCTACGGCAAGCTGTCGCGCCGCGATCCGGACGAAATGCTGGCCGGCGCCCGTGTCGAGGTTGCTCCCTACAAGCGCGCGCCCGGCGACTTCGTACTGTGGAAGCCGTCCGGCGACGACCTGCCCGGCTGGGAATCGCCGTGGGGCCGCGGCCGTCCAGGCTGGCATATCGAATGCTCGGCGATGGCCGCCGCACACCTGGGCGAGACCATCGACATCCATGCCGGTGGCGTCGACCTGCAGTTCCCGCACCACGAAAACGAGATCGCGCAGAGCGAGTGCGCGCACGGCGGCAAGGTGTTCGCACGCTTCTGGCTGCACAACGGCATGCTCAACTTCGGCGGCGCCAAGATGAGCAAGTCGATCGGCAACATCGAGCGCGTCCACGACCTGGTGCGTAAACACGCCCCCGAGGCACTGCGCCTGGCCTTGCTGTCGGCCCACTACCGGCAGCCGCTGGACTGGTCCGACGCGCTGATCGAACAGTCCGGCCGCACCCTCGACCGCCTGTACGGCACCCTGCGCGAGCTGGCCGAGGTGGCCGCCACGGCAGTGATCCCGGCAGACATCGAAGCGGCATTGGATGATGATCTCAATACGCCGCAGGCGCTGGCCGAAGTGGCCCGTATCGCCGGCGAAGCGCGCCGCGCCACCGATCCCAGCGAACGCGCACGCCTGAAGAGCGAACTGCTCGGCGCGGGTCTCGCCCTGGGCCTGCTGCAGGCCGATCCGGCGCAGTGGTTCGGCAACGCCGCTGGCGACAGCGACGACGACGCGCGCATCCAGGGCTTGATCGACGAACGTGCGGCAGCCAAGCAGGCGCGCGACTTCGCCCGTTCCGACGCCATCCGCGACCAGCTGGCCGCCGAAGGCATCGTGCTGGAAGACACCCCGCAGGGCGTGCGCTGGTCGCGCAAGCGCGGCTGA
- a CDS encoding argininosuccinate synthase has translation MSNKDVVLAFSGGLDTSFCVPYLQERGYNVHTVFADTGGVDDEERDFIEKRAAELGVTSHQTVDGGPAIWSGFVKPFVWAGEGYQGQYPLLVSDRYLIVDAALKRAAELGTNIIAHGCTGMGNDQVRFDLAVKALGDYQIIAPIREIQKEHTQTRAYEQKYLEERGFGVRAKQQAYTINENLLGLTMSGGEIDRWEAPGEGARGWCAPRSEWPEAPLTVTLKFVEGEAVELNGKALPGEQILAQLNKLFAPYGVGRGVYTGDTVIGLKGRIVFEAPGLVSLLAAHRALEDAVLTKQQNRFKPDVARKWVELVYEGFYHDPLKTDIEAFLKSSQAKVNGEVVLETRGGRVDAVAVKSPHLLNTKGATYAQSADWGVEEAEGFIKLFGMSSTLYAQVNRG, from the coding sequence ATGAGCAACAAAGACGTCGTTCTCGCCTTCTCCGGCGGCCTTGATACCAGCTTCTGCGTGCCGTACCTGCAGGAGCGCGGCTACAACGTGCATACCGTGTTCGCCGATACCGGCGGCGTGGATGACGAAGAGCGCGATTTCATCGAGAAGCGTGCCGCCGAACTGGGTGTCACCAGCCACCAGACCGTCGATGGCGGTCCGGCCATCTGGTCCGGCTTCGTCAAGCCGTTCGTGTGGGCCGGTGAGGGCTACCAGGGCCAGTACCCGTTGCTGGTGTCGGACCGTTACCTGATCGTCGATGCCGCGCTCAAGCGCGCCGCCGAACTGGGCACCAACATCATCGCTCACGGCTGCACCGGCATGGGCAACGACCAGGTGCGTTTCGACCTGGCAGTGAAGGCCCTGGGTGACTACCAGATCATCGCGCCGATCCGCGAGATCCAGAAGGAACACACCCAGACCCGCGCCTACGAGCAGAAGTACCTGGAAGAGCGTGGCTTCGGCGTGCGCGCCAAGCAGCAGGCCTACACCATCAACGAGAACCTGCTGGGCCTGACCATGTCCGGTGGCGAGATCGATCGTTGGGAAGCACCGGGCGAGGGCGCCCGTGGCTGGTGCGCACCGCGCAGCGAATGGCCGGAAGCACCGCTGACCGTCACCCTGAAGTTTGTCGAAGGCGAAGCCGTGGAGCTCAACGGCAAGGCCCTGCCGGGTGAGCAGATCCTGGCCCAGCTCAACAAGCTGTTTGCCCCCTACGGCGTCGGCCGTGGCGTGTACACCGGCGACACCGTGATCGGCCTGAAGGGCCGCATCGTGTTCGAGGCACCGGGCCTGGTCTCGCTGCTGGCCGCGCACCGCGCGCTGGAAGATGCGGTGCTGACCAAGCAGCAGAACCGCTTCAAGCCGGACGTGGCGCGCAAGTGGGTGGAGCTGGTGTACGAAGGCTTCTACCACGACCCGCTGAAGACCGACATCGAAGCCTTCCTGAAGTCCTCGCAGGCCAAGGTCAACGGCGAAGTGGTGCTGGAAACCCGTGGTGGTCGTGTCGACGCCGTTGCGGTGAAGTCGCCGCACCTGCTCAACACCAAGGGCGCCACCTATGCGCAGTCGGCCGACTGGGGCGTGGAAGAAGCCGAAGGCTTCATCAAGCTGTTCGGCATGAGCTCGACGTTGTATGCGCAGGTCAACCGCGGCTGA
- a CDS encoding MFS transporter, protein MSEPATAEDTALGLLSRPGFARLLAYRIFAMLSYQVVAVTVGWHIYEVTRNPFSLGLIGLAEVLPFFCVAPFAGYLVDHLPRRKLGMVACSGLIATALVLTSVAKGWLPVDGVWPIYAAIALTGMVRAFLSPIYNALFARVLPREHFARGAGLGAVVFQTGMIAGPALGGVLVGFGGKGLSYAVATAFALVAMGCLATLKVEEPVHAGPAAPIFKSIAEGARFVVGNRIMVGAMALDMFSVLLGGVVAMLPAFLHEILHHGPEGLGILRAAPALGSVCVGLWLARHPLHRNAGRVLLFAVAGFGLCVIGFGLSQHFWLSALILLFYGAFDGVSVVIRSTILQLATPEEMRGRVSSINGIFISSSNELGAFYAGTMAKVLGLVPAVVLGGFAVLSVAGITAWKNPTLRRLNLRDLQ, encoded by the coding sequence GTGAGCGAACCTGCCACAGCCGAAGACACCGCGCTGGGCCTGCTGTCCCGGCCCGGTTTCGCCCGGCTGCTGGCGTACCGCATCTTCGCGATGCTGTCCTACCAGGTGGTCGCGGTCACCGTCGGTTGGCACATCTACGAAGTCACCCGCAATCCGTTCTCGCTGGGCCTGATCGGCCTGGCCGAGGTGCTGCCGTTCTTCTGTGTGGCCCCGTTTGCCGGTTATCTGGTGGATCATCTGCCGCGCCGCAAGCTGGGCATGGTCGCCTGTTCCGGACTGATCGCCACCGCGCTGGTGCTGACCAGCGTAGCCAAGGGCTGGCTGCCGGTTGACGGTGTGTGGCCGATCTATGCAGCCATCGCCCTGACCGGCATGGTCCGCGCCTTCCTGTCGCCGATCTACAACGCGCTGTTCGCCCGCGTGCTGCCACGTGAACATTTCGCCCGTGGCGCCGGCCTCGGCGCCGTGGTGTTCCAGACCGGCATGATCGCCGGCCCGGCACTGGGTGGCGTGCTGGTCGGCTTCGGTGGCAAGGGTCTGTCCTATGCGGTGGCCACGGCCTTCGCGCTGGTGGCGATGGGCTGCCTGGCCACGCTGAAAGTGGAAGAACCGGTGCATGCCGGCCCCGCCGCCCCGATCTTCAAGAGCATCGCCGAAGGCGCGCGCTTCGTGGTTGGCAACCGGATCATGGTCGGCGCCATGGCGCTGGACATGTTCTCGGTGCTGCTGGGCGGCGTGGTGGCGATGCTGCCGGCGTTCCTGCACGAGATCCTGCACCACGGCCCGGAGGGCCTGGGCATCCTGCGCGCAGCCCCGGCGCTGGGTTCGGTGTGCGTCGGCCTGTGGCTGGCGCGCCACCCCCTGCACCGCAACGCCGGTCGCGTGCTGCTGTTCGCCGTGGCCGGCTTCGGCCTGTGCGTGATCGGCTTCGGCCTGTCCCAGCACTTCTGGCTGTCGGCGTTGATCCTGCTGTTCTACGGCGCCTTCGACGGCGTGTCGGTGGTGATCCGCTCCACCATCCTGCAGCTGGCCACGCCGGAAGAGATGCGTGGCCGGGTATCGTCGATCAACGGCATCTTCATCAGCTCGTCCAACGAACTGGGCGCGTTCTATGCCGGCACGATGGCCAAGGTTCTGGGGCTGGTACCGGCGGTGGTGCTGGGCGGGTTCGCGGTGCTCAGCGTGGCCGGGATCACCGCGTGGAAGAACCCGACGCTGCGGAGATTGAATCTGCGCGACCTGCAGTGA
- a CDS encoding N-acetylornithine carbamoyltransferase, translating into MSPKHFLNTQDWSRSELDALLTQAALFKRNKLGDQLKGKSIALVFFNPSMRTRTSFELGAFQLGAHAVVLQPGKDAWPIEFNLGTVMDGDTEEHIAEVAKVLGRYCDIIAVRAFPKFVDWAYDRQDVVLESFARYSPVPVINMETITHPCQELAHVMALQEHFGTQDLRGKKYVLTWTYHPKPLNTAVANSALTIATRMGMDVTLLCPTADYILDERYMGWAEQNVAESGGSLKISHDIDSAYAGADVVYAKSWGALPFFGNWEPEKPIRDQFKHFIVDERKMALTNNGVFSHCLPLRRNVKATDGVMDSPQCIAINEAENRLHVQKAIMAAVAGR; encoded by the coding sequence ATGTCCCCCAAGCACTTCCTGAACACCCAGGACTGGAGCCGCAGCGAACTTGACGCGCTGCTGACCCAGGCTGCGCTGTTCAAGCGCAACAAGCTCGGCGACCAGCTCAAGGGCAAGTCGATCGCGCTGGTGTTCTTCAATCCGTCCATGCGTACCCGCACCAGTTTCGAGCTGGGCGCGTTCCAGCTCGGTGCCCACGCAGTGGTGCTGCAGCCGGGCAAGGATGCATGGCCGATCGAGTTCAACCTCGGCACGGTGATGGATGGCGATACCGAAGAGCACATCGCTGAAGTGGCCAAGGTGCTCGGCCGTTACTGCGACATCATCGCCGTGCGCGCGTTCCCGAAGTTCGTCGACTGGGCCTACGACCGCCAGGACGTCGTGCTCGAGAGTTTCGCCAGGTACTCGCCGGTGCCGGTGATCAACATGGAGACCATCACCCACCCGTGCCAAGAGCTGGCGCACGTGATGGCCCTGCAGGAGCATTTCGGCACCCAGGACCTGCGCGGCAAGAAGTACGTGCTGACCTGGACCTACCACCCCAAGCCGCTGAACACCGCCGTGGCCAACTCGGCGCTGACCATCGCCACCCGCATGGGCATGGACGTGACGCTGCTGTGCCCGACCGCCGACTACATCCTCGACGAGCGCTACATGGGCTGGGCCGAGCAGAACGTGGCCGAGAGCGGCGGTTCGCTGAAGATCAGCCATGACATCGACAGCGCCTATGCCGGTGCCGACGTGGTCTATGCCAAGAGCTGGGGCGCACTGCCGTTCTTCGGCAACTGGGAACCGGAGAAGCCGATCCGCGACCAGTTCAAGCACTTCATCGTCGACGAGCGGAAGATGGCGCTGACCAACAACGGCGTGTTCAGCCACTGCCTGCCACTGCGCCGCAACGTGAAGGCGACTGACGGCGTGATGGATTCGCCGCAGTGCATCGCCATCAACGAGGCCGAGAATCGCCTGCATGTGCAGAAGGCGATCATGGCCGCTGTTGCCGGGCGCTGA
- a CDS encoding glycine zipper 2TM domain-containing protein, with translation MKTTALLTLACLSALPAVVLAQEAEPRNRVVIVENVKFDYAQVLNVEPVFQTLRATRTEEHCEPVSTRTLAPVNVTGEEPVEDKGRIGRLWDSVRSMFKRSDEETLEELPAETPAPAPANTGPMLTRDCRIVPVGREFRRPIAYDVDYVYKGTKYRSRLPEDPGNRLKIRVSITPWVGPEQAAAGTP, from the coding sequence ATGAAAACCACCGCGTTGCTGACCCTGGCCTGCCTGTCGGCGCTGCCCGCCGTGGTCCTGGCCCAGGAGGCCGAGCCCCGCAACCGGGTGGTGATCGTGGAGAACGTGAAGTTCGACTACGCCCAGGTGCTCAACGTGGAGCCGGTGTTCCAGACCCTGCGCGCAACCCGTACCGAGGAGCACTGCGAGCCGGTCTCGACCCGCACCCTGGCCCCGGTCAATGTCACCGGCGAGGAGCCGGTCGAGGACAAGGGCCGCATCGGCCGCCTGTGGGATTCGGTGCGCTCGATGTTCAAGCGCAGCGACGAGGAGACGCTGGAGGAGCTTCCGGCGGAAACCCCCGCCCCGGCGCCGGCCAATACCGGTCCGATGCTGACCCGGGACTGTCGCATCGTGCCTGTCGGGCGTGAGTTCCGCCGCCCCATCGCCTACGACGTGGATTACGTCTACAAGGGCACCAAGTACCGTTCACGGCTGCCGGAAGACCCTGGCAACCGGCTGAAGATCCGGGTTTCGATCACCCCGTGGGTAGGCCCCGAGCAGGCTGCCGCTGGTACCCCCTGA
- the yidD gene encoding membrane protein insertion efficiency factor YidD — protein MISRLLIALLRFYKRFISPLLGPRCRFVPSCSEYAMDAISRHGPLRGSWLAARRLGRCHPFHPGGFDPVPESPDAPSCRCTGKH, from the coding sequence GTGATCTCGCGCCTGCTCATCGCCCTGCTGCGCTTCTACAAGCGCTTCATCAGCCCGCTGCTGGGGCCTCGCTGCCGTTTCGTGCCGAGCTGCTCTGAATACGCCATGGACGCCATCTCCCGGCACGGCCCGCTGCGCGGCAGCTGGCTGGCCGCGCGACGGCTGGGCCGCTGCCATCCGTTCCATCCCGGCGGCTTCGATCCAGTGCCCGAATCTCCCGACGCCCCTTCTTGCCGTTGCACAGGAAAACACTGA